Proteins encoded in a region of the Qipengyuania oceanensis genome:
- a CDS encoding winged helix-turn-helix domain-containing protein: protein MNESRSFPDLSRVRTDESAPLIDRRDTHHLARREDIRIGHATVRPSIRTVEGPGGVATAEPRVMQVLLALIDAAGSVVTREDLIHHCWKGQVVGDDSVNRAIKEVRKIAKAVDAAFEVETIPRIGYRFKVPEDGGTDKGLPETETTVALRLDRRALLAGGALTLLGTGAGLAWWNAGSDRAGHDRVSTLMERSRIAMRSGDPASEREAESLLEKAVQLAPDRADAWGLLALTRARLDEHIIDDTQQPLHRIDEAANRALELDANNADATAALALAVPYYGDWLNADYRFQNVIQRHPDQIIARDAHSFFLGSVGRMKESADKRMTFVDEGPPDANLHYRSVYAYWFLGDLERANRAASRGLEMWPRQAGNWFARLWILLSSERFDRALAFIDDATGRPPLPDPIVQTLRTAVSAKSSSDPELRQAAIAMLMGGVHQNVAAVINAIMLLNLLGAMDEVFAVSEAYYLEAGPIIAAVKWRPGEPLVPDQRRRKTNPLFTPMAAPMRADPRFLPLIQRMGLTSYWDKRGVAPDFLR from the coding sequence ATGAACGAAAGCCGATCTTTTCCTGATCTTTCGCGGGTGCGGACTGATGAAAGTGCTCCGCTGATCGATCGCCGCGACACACACCATCTCGCGCGCCGGGAGGACATTCGCATCGGTCATGCGACCGTGCGTCCATCGATCCGAACAGTGGAAGGACCAGGTGGGGTCGCTACTGCAGAACCGCGGGTGATGCAGGTGCTGCTGGCGCTGATCGACGCAGCGGGATCGGTCGTCACCCGCGAAGATCTGATCCATCATTGCTGGAAGGGGCAGGTCGTCGGCGACGATTCCGTAAACCGCGCGATTAAGGAAGTTCGCAAGATCGCGAAAGCCGTCGATGCCGCATTCGAAGTCGAAACCATCCCACGCATTGGCTACCGTTTCAAAGTCCCTGAAGATGGTGGGACGGATAAGGGCTTGCCCGAAACCGAAACCACGGTCGCTCTCCGGCTAGATCGGAGGGCTCTTCTCGCCGGCGGTGCCCTTACGCTGCTAGGAACAGGAGCAGGATTGGCCTGGTGGAACGCAGGCTCCGATCGTGCCGGCCATGACAGGGTTAGCACGCTCATGGAGCGCAGCCGCATCGCGATGCGCTCTGGCGATCCGGCAAGCGAGCGGGAGGCAGAAAGCTTGCTCGAAAAGGCTGTGCAATTAGCGCCTGATCGAGCGGACGCCTGGGGTTTGCTTGCACTGACGCGCGCCAGGCTCGACGAACACATTATCGACGATACCCAGCAACCGCTGCACCGGATCGATGAGGCGGCCAACCGGGCCCTCGAACTCGACGCCAACAACGCAGATGCAACTGCGGCACTCGCCTTGGCGGTCCCATATTACGGAGACTGGTTGAACGCCGATTACCGGTTCCAGAACGTGATCCAGCGACATCCCGACCAGATAATCGCCCGTGATGCGCATTCTTTCTTTCTGGGTTCGGTGGGGCGCATGAAGGAGTCGGCGGATAAGCGCATGACGTTTGTCGATGAAGGTCCGCCCGATGCCAACCTCCACTATCGCAGTGTTTACGCGTACTGGTTTCTGGGCGATCTCGAGCGTGCGAACCGGGCAGCCTCACGCGGTCTAGAGATGTGGCCGCGCCAAGCAGGCAACTGGTTCGCCCGTCTTTGGATATTGCTTTCGAGCGAGCGCTTCGACCGCGCCCTGGCTTTCATCGACGATGCAACGGGACGTCCACCCTTGCCTGATCCGATCGTGCAAACCTTGCGGACTGCGGTATCGGCGAAAAGCTCGAGCGATCCGGAACTGCGCCAGGCGGCCATTGCGATGCTCATGGGCGGAGTGCATCAGAATGTCGCTGCTGTCATCAACGCCATTATGCTTCTCAATTTGCTCGGGGCGATGGACGAGGTTTTCGCGGTTTCGGAAGCCTACTATCTTGAAGCCGGGCCGATCATCGCCGCAGTTAAATGGCGTCCGGGCGAGCCCCTCGTGCCGGACCAACGTAGGCGTAAGACCAACCCTCTTTTCACTCCGATGGCAGCGCCAATGCGCGCCGACCCGCGATTTCTTCCGCTAATCCAGAGAATGGGTCTGACCTCCTACTGGGACAAACGTGGTGTGGCGCCTGATTTCCTTCGCTAG